GCTTGCCGTTGACGGTCATCAGCGCGCCAGAGGGGTAGTCCAGCGGTTCCACGTAGCCGGACATCACCGCGATGAAGCGGCCGTTGCCGCTGTCGTTCGCCTTCGGGCGCTGCGAGGCATCCAGCGGGTAGGCCAGCAGCTCGATCTCGCTGTGATCGGCGAACACCTTGACCTGCACGATGCGCCCGCCCCAGATCACCTCGCGGTTGCTGAAGTTCTCCGGCGATTGCGCGACCTGGAACGGCGCGGCGGTGACCGCGGCGCCGCTGGCCTTGTAGATCGGTGGCGGGGCGCAGGCGGCCAGCAGCATCAGCAGAGCGGCCGGCGCGGCGAGGCGGATCGGCTGGGAGGCGAGGCGGATGCGCATGGTCGTGCTCCTGGGGGGAAGCCTGGATGCGCCGAGCTTAGCGGCGCCCCGGGGTTCGCGGTAGTCGCGACGCCGGCAATGGGCTGGGCGTGTTCAGCTGGCTGCCGGCTTCGTCCAGCAGCCAGTCCAGTTTCCATTCGGCCGGGCGCTCCTGCGAGAGCAGGCTGGCCAGCATGCGCAGCGGTTCGCGCAGGGTGTCGTCCAGTTTCCACGGCGCGTTGAGGATGACCATGCCCGAGCCGTTGAGGCGCAGCGGCGAATCGTCCGGATGCACCAACAACTCGGCGCGCAGGATGCGCTTCACCCCGCTGTGCTGCAGCTTGCGCAGGAACGGCTGCACCTGGCTGCGCAGCTTGATCGGGTACCACACCGCGTAGACGCCGGTGGGCCAGCGCGGCAGGGCGGTCTTCAGCGCCTGCTCGATCAGCTTGTACTCGGCCTCCTGCGCCTCGTAGGGCGGGTCGATCAGCACCAGGCCGCGCTTCTCCTTCGGCGGCAGCAGCGCCTTCAGCGCCTCATAGCCGTCGCGCTGGTGCACGTGCACCTGTGGGTTGCCGCGGAACAGTTCGCGCAATTTCGCCGCTTCCTCGGCATGCAGCTCGCACAGCTGCGCGCTGTCGCCCGGGCGCAGCGCCCGGGCGACCTGCAGCGGCGAGCCGGGGTAGTACTTCAGGCCGTGCTCGTTGCCTTCGCCGCCGAGGATACCGTCGCGCCAGCGCCGCAGCAGCGGCGGCAGCTTCTCGGCCGGGTGCAGGCGAGCGATGCCGTCGTGATACTCGCCGGTCTTCTTGGCCTCGTGGCCTTCCAGCGCATAGCTGCCGCTGCCGGCATGGGTGTCGACATAGCAGAACGGCGTGGATTTGGCCTGCAACGCCTCGACCAGCGCCAGCAGCACGACGTGCTTGAGGACATCGGCGAAATTGCCGGCGTGATAGGCGTGGCGGTAGTTCATGGCGGTCACGGCGGCGGGGTGGACCAGTATAGAGGGGCTGGGGCCATGCTCCCCGGGGCGCGACGTAACCTTTCCTGCACATTGGCCGGTGCAGGCTGCGCCTGTTGCAGCGTTGCAACCGGCCGGACGTGCGGCTCCGGCTGTCCATCTGCGCGGAGAATCATCATGACGTTTTCGCCAAGAATCATCGTTCCGATGGCCGCTGTCGGCCTTTGCCTGGCATTTGGCACGGTCAGCGCCCAGGACACTGGGGGCATGGCGCCGGCATCGCCGTCGAGCAGCATGGGGCACATGGACCAGATGGGCGGCATGCATCAAGGCATGCATCAAAAGATGATGCACCACAACAAGAACGGCAGCATGCACATGATGCCGGCCACAGTGAGCTCGGTCGACACCAAGACCGGCCTGGTCGAGGCGGACTCGGAAGGCATGTCGCTGCGCCTGCACTTCCCGCCCGCTTCGGTGGCGAACCTGAAGGCTGGCGACAAGATCACGCTGCACATGGGCTACACCAAGTAGCGTTGGGCGACCCTCCGCGGTGGGCGTGCCGGCGAGGTCCGGTGGACCCTCGTCCAGGGTTGAGGCCCGCCGGCACGAACCCTATGCTGTGCCGATGAACCGCCCACTGCGCCATGCCGCATGCTTGCCGTCGCTCCGGGCGATGGCCTGGTTGGCGTGGCTGATCCTCGCGCTGGTGCCGCTGCACGGCATGCCGCGCGGGATGGTCGGCGACGCGAGTGGTGCGACGCCTGCGGCGGCCATCGCGCACGCGGCCGATCACGGTCGGCAGGTCATGCCGGCTCCGACGGACTGTTGCGGCGATCTGCACCACGACCAGCACGGGTCGACGGGACCGGCCCAGTGCGCGGCGGTATGCGACAGCGTGCTGCCGTCGCCGGTCATGGCCGGGCTCGTGCCGGTGGCGCCGGAGTCGCCGCATGTTTCTTCCTCCGTCCTGGCGGCGCCCAGTGTTGTCCACGCAGTGCCATTGCGGCCCCCGGTCGGCTGATTCCACCCGCTGCGATAGCGCTTTCGCGCCCGCCCTGCAGCGGGCGTGAAAGCGGCCCTTGATCGGCATCGGCCGCCGATGCCCCCTCGAAGGAAGTGAACGTGAATCCATTTTCCCCATTGCCCGCGACCGACCTGTCGCGGCGGCGTTTCGTGCAGGGCCTGGCCCTGGGCAGCGCGGTGGCCGGCTTTGGCCTGCTGCGTCCTCCGAACGCCTGGGCGCTGACCAGCCCGGGACAGCCCACCGTGCTCAGTGGTACCGACTTTGCGCTGGACGTCGTCGAGACCGCCGTCAACTTCACCGGCGCGGCGCGGCCCGCGATCACGGTCAATGGCAGCGTGCCCGGTCCCTTGTTGCGCTGGAGGCAGGGCACCACGGTAAACCTGCGCGTGACCAACCGCTTGCGTGTGCCGACTTCGATCCACTGGCACGGCATCATCCTGCCGTTCCAGATGGATGGTGTGCCCGGCATCAGTTTCGGCGGCATCGCGCCGGGCGAAAGCTTTCTGTACCGGTTCCAGGTGCGCCAGAGCGGCACCTACTGGTATCACTCGCACTCGGGTTTCCAGGAGCAGAACGCGTTGTACGGCCCGCTGGTGATCGAGCCGGACGGCCCCGAGCGCTACCCGACCGACCGCGATTACGTGGTGATGCTCAACGACTGGACCGACGAGGATCCCGAGCGCATCTATGCCAAGCTGAAAAAGCAGAGCGACTACTACAACTTCGCCCAGCCGACGGTGCCGGATTTCCTCCGCGACGTGCGCGCGAAGGGTCTGAGTCAGGCGCTGGCCATGCGCAAGATGTGGAACCAGATGCGCATGAACCCGACCGACCTGAGCGACGTCTCCGGCTATACCTATACCTACCTGATGAACGGCGCCGCGCCCGCGGGCAACTGGACCGGCATCTTCAAGCCCGGCGAGAAGATCCGGCTGCGCTTCATCAACGGCTCGTCGTCCACCATCTTCGACGTGCGCATTCCCGGCCTGAAGATGACGGTGATCGCCGCCGATGGCCAGGACGTACAGCCGGTGCCGGTCGACGAGTTCCGCTTCTCGCCGGCCGAAATCTACGACGTCATCGTCGAGCCGCAGGAGGAGCGGGCGTACACGCTGTTCGCTCAGTCGATCGACCGCAGCGGCTACGCGCGCGGCACGCTGGCGCCGCGCGCCGGGATGGAGGCGGAGGTGCCATCGGTGGACAAGCGCGTGTGGCTGGACATGCGCGACATGATGGGCGCGATGTCGCACGCGGACCACGGCGGCCAAGCCGCGATGCCCGGCATGGATCACGGCGGCATGGACCACGGCAGCATGTCCGGCATGGCGGCTGCACCCGTCGTGCGCCACGCCCGCGCCGAATACGGCCCCGGCGTGGACATGCACGTCGACATGCCGCGCAGCAACCTCGACGATCCGGGCACCGGCCTGCGCGACAACGGCCGCCGCGTGCTGACCTATGCCGACCTGCACACCATCGGCGGCCCGATCGACGCACGCGAGCCCAGCCGCGAGATCGAACTGCACCTGACCGGCAACATGGAGCGTTTCATGTGGTCGTTCGACGGCATCAAGTATTCCGACGCCAGGCCGGTGCACTTCAATACCGGCGAACGCCTGCGCATCGTGCTGGTCAACGACACCATGATGAAC
This genomic stretch from Rhodanobacter thiooxydans harbors:
- a CDS encoding Slp family lipoprotein; its protein translation is MRIRLASQPIRLAAPAALLMLLAACAPPPIYKASGAAVTAAPFQVAQSPENFSNREVIWGGRIVQVKVFADHSEIELLAYPLDASQRPKANDSGNGRFIAVMSGYVEPLDYPSGALMTVNGKLNGSRAGKVGEADYVFPLVGVAQSHVWTTDEMNKGRNNVRFGVGVGVGIH
- a CDS encoding 23S rRNA (adenine(2030)-N(6))-methyltransferase RlmJ; translation: MNYRHAYHAGNFADVLKHVVLLALVEALQAKSTPFCYVDTHAGSGSYALEGHEAKKTGEYHDGIARLHPAEKLPPLLRRWRDGILGGEGNEHGLKYYPGSPLQVARALRPGDSAQLCELHAEEAAKLRELFRGNPQVHVHQRDGYEALKALLPPKEKRGLVLIDPPYEAQEAEYKLIEQALKTALPRWPTGVYAVWYPIKLRSQVQPFLRKLQHSGVKRILRAELLVHPDDSPLRLNGSGMVILNAPWKLDDTLREPLRMLASLLSQERPAEWKLDWLLDEAGSQLNTPSPLPASRLPRTPGRR
- a CDS encoding copper resistance system multicopper oxidase translates to MNPFSPLPATDLSRRRFVQGLALGSAVAGFGLLRPPNAWALTSPGQPTVLSGTDFALDVVETAVNFTGAARPAITVNGSVPGPLLRWRQGTTVNLRVTNRLRVPTSIHWHGIILPFQMDGVPGISFGGIAPGESFLYRFQVRQSGTYWYHSHSGFQEQNALYGPLVIEPDGPERYPTDRDYVVMLNDWTDEDPERIYAKLKKQSDYYNFAQPTVPDFLRDVRAKGLSQALAMRKMWNQMRMNPTDLSDVSGYTYTYLMNGAAPAGNWTGIFKPGEKIRLRFINGSSSTIFDVRIPGLKMTVIAADGQDVQPVPVDEFRFSPAEIYDVIVEPQEERAYTLFAQSIDRSGYARGTLAPRAGMEAEVPSVDKRVWLDMRDMMGAMSHADHGGQAAMPGMDHGGMDHGSMSGMAAAPVVRHARAEYGPGVDMHVDMPRSNLDDPGTGLRDNGRRVLTYADLHTIGGPIDAREPSREIELHLTGNMERFMWSFDGIKYSDARPVHFNTGERLRIVLVNDTMMNHPIHLHGMWSELENPGGQFQVRKHTVNVQPAQRVSYAVTADAPGRWAYHCHLLYHMEAGMFREVVVA